A genome region from Ignavibacteria bacterium includes the following:
- a CDS encoding DMT family transporter, with the protein MNRLLQYKHSLKYISESALIITTLLWGATFVIVKGSLTDSSPMLFVAVRFLIASVVMLPFVYKKLIRIDKKTLFRSALLGVFLFFEFAPQAVGLKYTSATKSGFITGSFVLFTPIMQIIIEKKKPALGAIAGSIIVVFGLLFLSVKAAPGLDMFQSIFSLLSDLGGNFNIGDFFTLICAFFFAVQIVYLHKISKEINFLLLTFFQTAVTSLLAFLFSAALSTTNIEPVHFELTGNLIFGLMYTALFATIITFLLQSRFQREVSPVKAGIIYSFEPVFSAIFAYLMLGERISVLGIVGGILIFFGLLTSEILEYLRQKGTVDREAEVDEA; encoded by the coding sequence ATGAATAGATTACTGCAATATAAACATTCATTAAAGTACATAAGCGAAAGTGCGCTGATTATAACAACACTTCTCTGGGGCGCTACGTTTGTTATTGTTAAAGGGTCACTCACAGATTCATCCCCCATGCTCTTTGTTGCTGTGAGATTTCTCATAGCCTCAGTAGTCATGCTGCCTTTTGTTTATAAAAAGCTGATCCGGATAGATAAGAAGACACTATTCAGGTCTGCACTCCTGGGAGTTTTTCTTTTCTTTGAATTTGCCCCACAGGCAGTGGGACTTAAGTATACATCTGCCACCAAAAGCGGGTTTATTACAGGCTCTTTCGTGCTCTTTACTCCAATAATGCAGATAATAATTGAAAAGAAAAAACCTGCCCTTGGCGCAATTGCAGGGAGCATAATTGTAGTATTCGGACTTTTATTTCTCTCTGTTAAAGCTGCTCCTGGTCTGGATATGTTCCAGTCGATATTCAGTCTGCTCAGTGATCTTGGCGGAAACTTTAATATTGGTGACTTTTTTACACTCATCTGTGCTTTTTTCTTTGCCGTACAGATAGTATATCTGCACAAGATAAGTAAAGAGATAAACTTTCTTCTTCTTACTTTCTTTCAGACCGCTGTAACAAGCCTGCTGGCATTCCTGTTTTCGGCTGCGCTTTCAACGACAAATATTGAACCTGTTCATTTTGAGCTGACAGGAAATCTCATATTCGGACTCATGTATACAGCGCTGTTTGCAACGATCATTACCTTTTTACTTCAAAGCAGGTTCCAGAGGGAAGTGAGTCCCGTCAAGGCGGGAATTATATATTCGTTTGAACCTGTATTCTCCGCAATATTTGCATATCTGATGCTTGGCGAAAGGATCTCAGTTTTAGGCATAGTCGGAGGAATACTGATATTCTTTGGACTATTAACGTCTGAGATACTTGAATATTTGAGGCAGAAGGGGACAGTTGATCGTGAAGCGGAAGTGGATGAAGCTTAA
- a CDS encoding TlpA family protein disulfide reductase, producing the protein MSRILFLILFISFSAISFCNNSDTITVACRRIEFEVKNPLLESHPYISGKGIPVTDNLYKKVKFPKEYPKLKLVLFHFQPSQYYYFKYINGELSKKKFHEYMLDPALGLDTGCVSKKFIREYVIAGFEERDDEIISFIDVNNNNDLSDETSYTYKIADKDNINSKDPKRYPVLKFTYDYFNGYKVSQRTIDAKLTFDPSGYYQNHENGGLRIFSYIDYIHEGSISVNGGTYRIGLDDNIKVYTKKTARLGIAPNTRKLFPPDIKYMAGDTISIGNQYYKFLTHSVDLDTVYFAKLPDDIKPVGPFEGLYAPELTGVTLDGKPFSLKALKGKYVLIHLYSTWCVPCREGNAPLKQLQKKYRNSNLVMVNVTEEDNRDLVEKFAKEFGITWLNVYKKEISPKSYNHRREFKTFMNILGICYLIAPDGKVIKAISPFVINERLIKECDEVLSKNVRTELQTTVK; encoded by the coding sequence ATGTCCCGCATTCTGTTCTTAATTCTGTTCATTTCATTTTCAGCCATTTCCTTTTGTAATAATTCCGACACAATTACTGTCGCATGCAGGCGGATTGAATTTGAAGTTAAGAATCCTTTATTGGAATCTCATCCATACATATCCGGCAAGGGAATTCCTGTGACAGATAATCTCTACAAGAAAGTAAAATTTCCTAAAGAATACCCCAAGCTTAAACTTGTTCTTTTCCATTTTCAGCCTTCCCAGTATTATTATTTCAAGTATATTAATGGAGAGTTGTCAAAGAAGAAATTCCATGAGTACATGCTGGACCCTGCACTTGGACTGGATACGGGCTGTGTATCCAAAAAATTCATCCGGGAGTATGTAATAGCAGGATTTGAGGAAAGGGATGATGAAATTATCTCCTTTATAGACGTTAATAACAATAATGACCTGAGTGATGAGACATCATATACTTATAAAATAGCAGATAAGGATAATATTAATTCAAAGGATCCGAAGAGGTATCCTGTGCTGAAATTCACATATGATTATTTTAATGGCTATAAAGTATCCCAGAGAACAATTGATGCAAAGTTAACCTTTGACCCGTCGGGTTATTACCAAAACCATGAAAACGGCGGATTACGTATTTTCTCATATATAGATTATATTCATGAGGGCAGCATCAGTGTAAATGGCGGTACATATAGAATTGGCCTTGATGATAACATAAAAGTCTACACTAAAAAGACAGCCCGTTTGGGTATTGCCCCAAATACCAGAAAACTTTTTCCGCCTGATATAAAGTACATGGCCGGCGATACAATTTCCATCGGCAATCAGTACTATAAGTTCCTGACTCACTCTGTTGACCTGGATACGGTCTATTTTGCAAAACTGCCGGATGACATAAAGCCAGTTGGTCCTTTTGAAGGGCTCTATGCACCTGAACTGACTGGAGTTACTCTAGATGGGAAACCTTTTTCATTAAAGGCGTTAAAAGGCAAATATGTGTTAATTCATTTATATTCAACCTGGTGTGTTCCCTGCCGGGAGGGAAATGCGCCGTTAAAACAGCTTCAGAAGAAATACAGAAACAGCAATCTTGTGATGGTAAATGTAACTGAAGAAGATAATCGCGACCTGGTTGAGAAATTTGCTAAAGAATTCGGAATTACCTGGCTTAACGTTTATAAGAAAGAAATATCCCCCAAATCTTATAATCACAGAAGAGAATTTAAGACATTTATGAATATACTTGGCATCTGTTATTTAATAGCTCCTGATGGAAAGGTCATAAAAGCAATTTCCCCGTTCGTGATCAATGAGCGTCTCATTAAAGAGTGCGATGAAGTGCTAAGTAAAAATGTCCGGACTGAGCTTCAGACAACTGTAAAATAA